GTTATTAATGAGTTTGCGCTTGCTCAAGATTCAGTAAGCTTAACCATGGTAGTTTGGTGAACGGATGACAACAGCATTGAGAACACATCAGAAGCCTGAACAACCCGCGCTGTCCTCGGGCATGGGCGCGCCGGTCCCGCGTGAACATCTGATTCAGTTGTTCAGCGACAGTGAGCGTCTGATTCCAATCATGAAAGGGGTTCCGACTCCGGACACGCTGTTGAGTATTCGCCGGGAAGGTAATAATGATGCGCTGCTCGCAAGCCTTTACCAGTACTGGCAGCAAAATTATCCAGAAGCTGGCCAGCCGTACTGGACGACGCGCAGCTGGTCAATGCTGACCTGGCAGCCCCTGTATCTGGCTTTTGTCTGTGTTTACAGTGTGAAAGCTGTGCCTCCGCTGGGCCAGATTGTGCAGCAGTACAATCAGGAAGGCTGGGTGGCCGGATACAGCTTCAGCAAAAACAGCGCGTGGTGTGAGGGTGATACGCAAAAGCTCATCGGCTGTGCTGGCCGGGAGCTGGTTGAACTCTATGAAGATCTGCGACAGCAGATGGAGAATCATACCCGGATTCGTCCCGGTTTTACCCGCCAGTTACTGGCGGATTCGGTTCTGGCTGTGTTACTGCGTTACCACAATACGCTTCCGGACAGTTTGCCGGCGGACGCTGTCCAGCAGCATGCCATCTGGTGGCTTGAAAGCCTGGGGCTACCCGCAAAACATATCAATACACTGTATCGTTCAGAAACGGATAGTTCGTGGCAGCAAATGAGGGTGAGCTGCTGCATGCATTATCGCCGGGATGACGGCAAATATTGCGAGAATTGCCCGAAAAGTAAGTGCTGATCGGACAGTGCACGACATAAGACAAGAAGATGTATGAACTCAATCATGTTCGCGTTCACCGAGATGAGCGCGATATTCTGAGCATTGATCAGCTTAGTATTGATACCCGTGCGTTTACCATGGTGCTGGGTCATAACGGCTCTGGTAAATCGACACTGGTCAATCTCCTTTCCGGACAAATGGCGCCAGATCAAGGCGACATTCTGCTCAATCAGAAGCCACTTTCTACGCTGTCTGCGAAAGCACTGGCACGGGAAGTGGCTTTTCTGCCTCAGAAACTGCCTGACGTAGCGGGACTGACCGTCAGAGAACTGGTTAAATTGGGCCGTTTCCCCTGGCGGGGGACTTTGGGTCGCTGGCAGTCCGACGATCAGGCCATCATTGAATCTGCGATGCAGAAAACCGGCACATTACGGTTTGCAGACAGTCTCGCCGATCAGTTGTCTGGTGGTGAGCGTCAGCGGGCCTGGGTGTCGATGCTGCTGGCGCAGCAGTCCCCGGTACTCATTCTGGATGAGCCCACATCGGCACTGGATATTCATCATCAGTATCAGTTAATGGCTTTACTTGCGGATCTGAACCGCGAGACGGGCTGCGGTGTGATCGTGATTCTGCACGATCTGAATCTGGCCTTACGCTATGCCACGCACATTGTGGCGCTGAAGCAGGGACAGATTGCTTTCACCGGCCCAAAAGATGATGTGCTGATGGACGAGACCAGACTGTCGGATCTCTACGAAACCAAAATTCAGTTGATGGATCATCCCATGGATGATGGCAAGTCAACCGCACAAAAAGTTGCTGTGGTTTGCGAGTAATACGCCAATCGATCGCAGCAGACGTGGAAAAAGTATGAAAAATCGAATGTTTCAAAAATCAGTACTGCTGGTGCAGGCTGGCGTATGGGCCGCAGCGATGTTGGCCACGAGTGCGGTTCAGGCCGCAATGACCGTGTCCGACAGCCGGGGTGAGCACCAACTGACAGCGCCCCCCCAGCGTGTGGTTGTGCTGAACTGGGATCTGGCCGAGCAGGTACTGGAATTGGATGTTCAGCCGATTGGCGTGCCAAATATTCCGGGGTATCAGGAATGGGTGGTTCAGCCTGCCATGCCAGACGGCGTTGCGGATATCGGGACGCGAACGGAACCGAATCTGGAGAAAATTGCCGAGCTCAAGCCGGATCTGATTCTGGCTGCGTCTCCGCAAAAAGATTTAATTCCACGGCTGGAGGCACTGGCTCCGGTGCTTTACTACGAAACCTATCATCAGTCGCTGAACAGTGCCGAAGCTGCGATCGACAATTTCCGCAAGCTCGGGACTGTTTTTGACAAATCCGCCCTGGCCGAGCAGAAGTTATCTGCCATGTCAGAGCGATTTTCAGTGCTGAAAGCGCAGCTGAATCAGGCGTACAACGGCCAACCGCCCCGAGTGCTGGCGATGCGTTTTGCGAATCAGACTTCGGTGTATCTCTATAGCCAGAACTCTACCACGAACTATGCACTGACTCAGTTAGGCCTGACGCCCGCGATGCCGTTACCGGCGACCGAGTGGGGCATTGTTCAGAAACGGCTGATGGATCTTCAGAAAGCGGGTGACAGCTACGTGTTGTACTTCAAGCCTTTTCATGAAGAGAAACAGCTTCAGCGCTCCGTGATCTGGAACGCCATGCCCTTTGTCCGTGCCGGTCACGTCAACAGTGTTGCGTCGGTCTGGAATTACGGTGGCGCAATGTCCATTCGTTACATTGCAGAAGCCATGGCGGATAGCTTACTGGCGATTGCTCCAAATCCACCTGCAGTTGTGAAACAAGGCGGACAGGACTGATCCATGACCCGCACAGTGACTGTTTTTCCACTCATGCTGCTGGCGTTGCTGTCGGTTACGTTTGCCAGCTTGCAGATTGGGGGGGATCTGACGCTCTCGCGGCAACTGGCGTTAATCTCTGGCGAGCCTGCAGATGCCTTTGGCGACGTGATGTTCACGTTTGCCCAGCTTCCCCGCTTAGTCATGGGCCTGATGGTCGGTGCGATGCTTGGGTTAGTAGGAAGCCTGATGCAACAGCTGACTCAGAATCCGCTCACTTCCCCTTTAACGCTGGGGACTTCCTCCGGTGCCTGGCTGGCATTGATTATCGTCAATGTCTGGTTTCCTGATTGGGTTGGTGACCACAGCGCGCTGGCAGCGATGGTTGGGGCGATGCTGTCTCTGTTTCTGGTGATATTTATTGCCGGACCAAAGAATATGACCGGGCTGCCCTTGGTATTGTCGGGAATGGTCGTCAATATTTTGCTTGGCGCTGTTGCCAGTGCAATCATTCTGCTGAACGCCGAATATGCGAAAAACGTCTTTATCTGGGGCGCCGGGGATCTGACTCAGAATGGTTGGGAGTCGGTGCAATGGCTGTTGCCTAGATTGTCCGTTTCGCTGCTGTTGCTGGTTTTTGCGCCGCGAATTCTGACGCTGATGCGGTTGGGACATCAGGGCGCGGCGGCTCGCGGGTTGAATGTCGTCCCTGCTTTCATCTGCCTGATGGCGATTGGACTCTGGCTGGTGGCAGCTTCGATTACCACCGTGGGCGTGATTAGTTTTATTGGCCTGCTCACCCCGAACATTGCCAGAGCGCTGGGCGCAAGAACCCCGAAACTGGAGCTCTATGCCAGCGCATTGCTGGGTGCATTCCTGCTGGTTGCCACCGATGCCGTGGCACAACTGCTGAGCCAATGGACGCTGGATGCAATTCCGAGCGGTATCACGGCGGCTGCCATTGGGGCACCAGCATTGTTGTGGTTTAGTCGCAGAAAGATGAAAGCACAGGATCAGGTGTCCATCAAACTGCCCCCAAGCCGGGATCGTCTGGCTCGCTGGACGCAACCGGTCTTGCTGAGCGTCGTTGCAGGTATGCTGGTGCTGAGTGCATGTTTCGTGACGGATGGCCATGCCTGGCAGATGACTGTGCCCAGCGCTTATCAATGGGAACTGCGTTGGCCACGCATGCTGACAGCACTGAGTGCCGGCGTCGGATTGGCGCTGGCTGGAACGATTTTACAGCGTTTGATTTATAATCCGCTGGCCAGCCCGGATATTCTGGGGATATCTGCCGGGGCGACCTTTGCGCTGGTTGGTGCCAGTGTTTTTTTAGGGATCAATATTTTTGCCGCAGGTTCTGTTCTGGCCTTTACCGGTAGTTTGGTGGTCCTTGCTGTACTGCTGGTTCTGGGTCGCCGGCACCACTTTGCACCGTCCAGCCTGATTCTGATCGGGATTGCACTCACAGCACTGATTGATGCGCTGGTTCAGTTTGCACTCGCTAAAGGCACACAGGACAGCTACAGCATTCTGACCTGGTTGGCGGGTTCGACTTATCGGGTGACGGCAGGCAAAGCACTGTTTCTGATGGCTGGGGTGGGGGTGTTATTCACCTTCACCCTGATGACATCCCGCTGGTTGACTCTGATTTCTGCCGGACGTCAGTTTGCTGCAGCGCGTGGCCTTAACGTCACGCTGTGCAGTGCGCTGCTGCTGGCGACAGTGGCACTCTTGTGTGCGCTGGTGACTGCAACCATGGGGCCGGTCGCGTTTGTGGGGCTTCTGGCACCGCATATGGCCGTGATGCTGGGGGCGAAGCAAGCTCGGGAGCAGTTGATAGTTGCGTCGTTGGTTGGGGGCGTGGTGATGCTCGTGGCCGATTGGGTCGGACAGACCGTGTTATTCCCGGCACAAATTGCAGCAGGAACGCTGGTGTCAGTGATTGGCGGCAGTTACTTTCTGTTCTTGCTGATTCGGGGCAGGGCGCGCTCGGTCTAGAAGCCGGGCAATATCGTAAAAAGACAAAAAAGCCGGATTCGCAAAGTGATCCGGCTTTTTGTGATTGAACGGCTGGATTATACCAATCACAGTAAATAACTGGTCATCCTAGCTTGTTCAAATGTTCGATAACTGCGTTAGATTTTTTGATTGTAGAATCAGGACTGATCTAAAAAGTCTGCCTTGTTCTCAAACGTTTCCCCTGCGCTATTTCTGAACATTTACTTACTTTGATTGGTATTAACCTTCAATCTCTGCGTTGTGGTAAACGTTCTGTACGTCGTCACATTCGTTCAGCATATCCATGAACTTCTCGAATGCTGCAACATCGTCGCCCGCGACCGGGTGCATGGCTTGTGGAACGAAGGTAATTTCTTCCACGTCCATCGCGACATCCGGCATGGCATCAGACAATGCGTTCTTCACTTTGAAGAACTCAGTGTGTGGTGCAAATACAGTGATGGCGCCGTCTTCTGCTTCAATGTCAGACACATCAACGTCTGCCATGATCAGGGCTTCCATGACGGCTTCTTCATCATCGCCCTGGAACTGGAAAACCGCCTGATGATCGAACATGTGTGCCACAGCACCCGGTGCACCAATCTTGGCGTTGTTTTTCACAAAGCACTGGCGAACGTCCATGTAGGTCCGGTTGTTGTTGTCTGTCAGGCAGTCAACGATGACAGAGCAGCCGCCAGGGCCGAAACCTTCATAACGTGCGGTTGAGAAGTCTTCACCGCCGCCACCTTTGGCTTTATCAATTGCTTTGTCGATCACGTGGCCCGGCACCTGATCTTTCTTCGCTTTTTCCATCAGACGGCGGAGCGACAGGTTACTGTCTGGATCAATACCACCGTTTTTCGCGCACATGTAGATCTCTTTACCGTACTTGGAATAGACCTTGATTTTAGCGCCTTGGGTTTTTGCCATTGAGGCTTTACGAACTTCGAAACTGCGTCCCATGGGGAATCACTCTCTGTCATTGATATTTTCGATAGGTGGACTGATTTTATCAGCAGGCTCTGTATTTAGGCTAGTACCAAGTGACCCGCTTCTGCGGGTCAATGAACAAGAAAGTGCGATTGCACCCGTTTTCATTCAGAATTCAGGCTTATTTCGCCCGGATTGCCTTGTTTCGGGTTATCCGACTCAAAGAATAGACGACCTCGTGATTAAAAAAGGTGCAAACCCACAAAAAAGGAACTTTTTGGCTTAAAAAATAGTCATTTGAGCATCTTGGTGCTTTACAGCAAAAAAAGAGCTGGTATGATTCACCGCACTTACGGAGAGATGGCTGAGTGGTTGAAAGCACCGGTCTTGAAAACCGGCATACGTTAATAGCGTATCTAGGGTTCAAATCCCTATCTCTCCGCCACTTTCAAAGAAAGCGTTTTGCGAAAGACGAGTTCTGAAGAATTGGAGCGGTAGTTCAGTTGGTTAGAATACCGGCCTGTCACGCCGGGGGTCGCGGGTTCGAGTCCCGTCCGCTCCGCCACTACATGAAACCCCAGTCGAAAGACTGGGGTTTTTTGTTATGTGTATTGCATTGACGGTATAAAGATGCGCTGAAGCCTCGTCTGAGCGCTGTGAACAATTCTACAGAATGGCTGAACTTTGCTGTGATTTGACCTGTTCCATGATGATTTTTGTGTGCTTCTAACCCGGAGCTTTATGGATTCCCGCCTGCGCGGGAATGACGGTAAGACGATGAATTTAAAGTCATTCGTCGTTCCCGCGCAGGCGGGAACCCAGTGACGTTGATGCGCCGGAGCCTCGTCTGAGCGCTGTGAACGATTCTACAGAATGACTGAACCTTGCTGTGATTTGATCTGTTCCATGTGATTTTCGTGTGTTTTTAACCCGGCGCTCTATGGATTCCCGCGCAGGCGGGAACCCAGTGACGTTGATGCGCTGAAGCCTCGTCTGAGCGCTGTGAACGATTCTACAGAATGACTGAACTTTGCTGTGATTTGACCTGTTCCATGTGATTTTCGTGTGTTTTTAACCCGGCGCTCTATGGATTCCCGCCTGCGCGGGAATGACGGTAATGTGATGATTTATCAAGCCTTTGTCGTTCCCGCGCAGGCGGGAACCCAGTGACGTTGATGCGCCAGAGCCACGTCTGAGCGCTGTGAACGATTCTGCCGAAT
The Photobacterium sp. GJ3 DNA segment above includes these coding regions:
- a CDS encoding siderophore ferric iron reductase produces the protein MTTALRTHQKPEQPALSSGMGAPVPREHLIQLFSDSERLIPIMKGVPTPDTLLSIRREGNNDALLASLYQYWQQNYPEAGQPYWTTRSWSMLTWQPLYLAFVCVYSVKAVPPLGQIVQQYNQEGWVAGYSFSKNSAWCEGDTQKLIGCAGRELVELYEDLRQQMENHTRIRPGFTRQLLADSVLAVLLRYHNTLPDSLPADAVQQHAIWWLESLGLPAKHINTLYRSETDSSWQQMRVSCCMHYRRDDGKYCENCPKSKC
- a CDS encoding ABC transporter ATP-binding protein, encoding MYELNHVRVHRDERDILSIDQLSIDTRAFTMVLGHNGSGKSTLVNLLSGQMAPDQGDILLNQKPLSTLSAKALAREVAFLPQKLPDVAGLTVRELVKLGRFPWRGTLGRWQSDDQAIIESAMQKTGTLRFADSLADQLSGGERQRAWVSMLLAQQSPVLILDEPTSALDIHHQYQLMALLADLNRETGCGVIVILHDLNLALRYATHIVALKQGQIAFTGPKDDVLMDETRLSDLYETKIQLMDHPMDDGKSTAQKVAVVCE
- a CDS encoding iron-siderophore ABC transporter substrate-binding protein → MKNRMFQKSVLLVQAGVWAAAMLATSAVQAAMTVSDSRGEHQLTAPPQRVVVLNWDLAEQVLELDVQPIGVPNIPGYQEWVVQPAMPDGVADIGTRTEPNLEKIAELKPDLILAASPQKDLIPRLEALAPVLYYETYHQSLNSAEAAIDNFRKLGTVFDKSALAEQKLSAMSERFSVLKAQLNQAYNGQPPRVLAMRFANQTSVYLYSQNSTTNYALTQLGLTPAMPLPATEWGIVQKRLMDLQKAGDSYVLYFKPFHEEKQLQRSVIWNAMPFVRAGHVNSVASVWNYGGAMSIRYIAEAMADSLLAIAPNPPAVVKQGGQD
- the fhuB gene encoding Fe(3+)-hydroxamate ABC transporter permease FhuB; protein product: MTRTVTVFPLMLLALLSVTFASLQIGGDLTLSRQLALISGEPADAFGDVMFTFAQLPRLVMGLMVGAMLGLVGSLMQQLTQNPLTSPLTLGTSSGAWLALIIVNVWFPDWVGDHSALAAMVGAMLSLFLVIFIAGPKNMTGLPLVLSGMVVNILLGAVASAIILLNAEYAKNVFIWGAGDLTQNGWESVQWLLPRLSVSLLLLVFAPRILTLMRLGHQGAAARGLNVVPAFICLMAIGLWLVAASITTVGVISFIGLLTPNIARALGARTPKLELYASALLGAFLLVATDAVAQLLSQWTLDAIPSGITAAAIGAPALLWFSRRKMKAQDQVSIKLPPSRDRLARWTQPVLLSVVAGMLVLSACFVTDGHAWQMTVPSAYQWELRWPRMLTALSAGVGLALAGTILQRLIYNPLASPDILGISAGATFALVGASVFLGINIFAAGSVLAFTGSLVVLAVLLVLGRRHHFAPSSLILIGIALTALIDALVQFALAKGTQDSYSILTWLAGSTYRVTAGKALFLMAGVGVLFTFTLMTSRWLTLISAGRQFAAARGLNVTLCSALLLATVALLCALVTATMGPVAFVGLLAPHMAVMLGAKQAREQLIVASLVGGVVMLVADWVGQTVLFPAQIAAGTLVSVIGGSYFLFLLIRGRARSV
- a CDS encoding YebC/PmpR family DNA-binding transcriptional regulator, with the protein product MGRSFEVRKASMAKTQGAKIKVYSKYGKEIYMCAKNGGIDPDSNLSLRRLMEKAKKDQVPGHVIDKAIDKAKGGGGEDFSTARYEGFGPGGCSVIVDCLTDNNNRTYMDVRQCFVKNNAKIGAPGAVAHMFDHQAVFQFQGDDEEAVMEALIMADVDVSDIEAEDGAITVFAPHTEFFKVKNALSDAMPDVAMDVEEITFVPQAMHPVAGDDVAAFEKFMDMLNECDDVQNVYHNAEIEG